Proteins encoded together in one Balaenoptera ricei isolate mBalRic1 chromosome 2, mBalRic1.hap2, whole genome shotgun sequence window:
- the LOC132359843 gene encoding 10 kDa heat shock protein, mitochondrial-like, whose protein sequence is MAGQAFRKFLPLFDRVLVERSAPEVVTKGGIMLPEKSQGKVLQAMVVAVGSGSKGKGGEIQPVSVKVGDKVLLPEYGGTKVVLDDKDYFLFRDGDILGKYVD, encoded by the coding sequence ATGGCAGGACAGGCATTTAGAAAGTTTCTTCCCCTCTTTGACCGAGTATTAGTTGAAAGAAGTGCACCCGAAGTTGTAACCAAAGGAGGCATTATGCTTCCAGAAAAATCGCAAGGAAAAGTATTGCAAGCAATGGTAGTAGCTGTTGGATCAGGCTCTAAAGGAAAGGGTGGAGAGATTCAACCAGTTAGTGTGAAAGTTGGAGATAAAGTTCTTCTCCCAGAATATGGAGGCACCAAAGTAGTTCTAGATGACAAGGATTATTTCTTATTTAGAGATGGTGACATTCTTGGAAAATATGTCGACTAA